The Ranitomeya variabilis isolate aRanVar5 chromosome 7, aRanVar5.hap1, whole genome shotgun sequence genome includes a window with the following:
- the LOC143784850 gene encoding histone H3, translating to MARTKQTARKSTGGKAPRKQLATKAARKSAPATGGVKKPHRYRPGTVALREIRRYQKSTELLIRKLPFQRLVREIAQDFKTDLRFQSSAVMALQEASEAYLVGLFEDTNLCAIHAKRVTIMPKDIQLARRIRGERA from the coding sequence ATGGCCAGAACCAAGCAGACCGCccgtaaatccaccggagggaaagcTCCCCGCAAGCAGCTGGCCACTAAGGCCGCCAGGAAGAGCGCTCCGGCCACTGGTGGAGTGAAGAAGCCCCATCGTTACCGCCCGGGAACAGTCGCTCTCCGTGAGATCCGCCGCTATCAGAAATCCACCGAGCTGCTGATCCGTAAACTTCCCTTCCAGCGACTGGTGAGAGAGATCGCCCAGGACTTCAAGACTGATCTGCGCTTCCAAAGCTCGGCCGTGATGGCCCTGCAGGAGGCCAGCGAGGCTTATCTGGTGGGGCTGTTTGAGGACACCAACCTGTGCGCCATCCACGCCAAGAGGGTCACCATCATGCCCAAAGACATCCAGCTGGCCCGCCGGATCCGTGGGGAGAGAGCTTAG